In the genome of Candidatus Cloacimonadota bacterium, the window AAAAGGGGAAACAGACACAAAAACCCTGATTGCTTACTCAATTACATTTAACTCTAGTACTACTAAATAAACTCTGGCAAAAAAGAGGATACCACACCAAAAGCTAATTTATTCGAAACCTAGTTCTTTCTCATATTTAGTCATGGCATCGACAGCAAGTTGCAGAAATTCATCGAGTTCCAGTCCAAGTTTGATACAGTCAGCAATTTGTTCACGATTTGCTCCGGCTGCAAATGCCCTGTTTTTATACTTCTTCTTCAAAGATTTTAGTTCGATAGTACTAATTTTTTTATCCGGTCTCATCAGAGCAGCAGCCACTATCAACCCATTAACAGGATCAGCAATCCATAAACTCTTATCGAGATCAGTCGTAATTGGTGCCTGTTCAGTATGCGATTTAATCGCATTTTTCATTTCCGATGTAATATCTGTGTTCTGCAAAAGTTCCATTGCCATTAATCCGTGTTGACTGAAATCATTACCTATAACTTCAAAATCAATATCATGTAGCAAACCTGTAATAAACCATACTTCCTGATCATAGTCAAATTTCTCTGCCAATTTCTCCATGACTGCCGCTGTTGCTAAGCAGTGTTTTCTTAGATTTTCACTTTTGAGGTGTGTAAAAAGTAGTTTTTCTGCCTCTTTTCTGGTAATCATTCTAACTCCTTATATTTCTTTATAACATATCCCATTTTCTTAAGATTTCATAGCAGGCGATACCATAAGCTACACCTACATTGAACGATTCTTTCCGCCCACTTAAAGGTATTTTTAAAACCTGATCTGCTTTTTCCAAGACCTCTTTTGACAGTCCATGAGCTTCATTACCGACTATAATCACGGCAGGTTGTGAAATTGAACTTAGTTGTATGGGTTGGGCATCGGGAGAAGTTTCTAATGCAACCAAGCGGATACTCTCTTGCTCTTTGAGTTGATCAATCAATTCCAGAATATCTTTCCTTCTTTCCCAAAGAATCCATTCATCAGTTGCCATAGAGGTTTTTTTTACTTTGATGTTGTCCGGTGTAGGAGTATAGCCACACATATAGACCTTCCTGACACCAAAACACTCACTAGTCCGTATAATGGAACCGACATTGAACGCCGAACGAAGATTTTCTAAAATAGCGTACAGAGGGACTGTTAGATGTTTTTTGCTTTCATTTTGCCTCGGTTCCATAAGATCATGGTCTCGCGGTTCTTTACTATATTTGGTCAGCAAACTAGTAAAGGTGGTCATAAACTCAAGATGAGTTTTACTCTGAAGTCTTTTGGCTCTTGTTAATACATTGCTCAAATCACGATTTGATGAATCTACAACATATTCAAGACAATTTTCTAACTCCACTAAGAGATTCTTGCGCTTCTCCTCGTCCTGCCATAACTTATCTATTTCATTGACGAATGATGTGATGATTCTGATCTTTTTCTCATCAGTAAAACTGTTGAATTTATCCTGCGAATATTGCATAATCTTCTTCATTTAGATCTCAACTTCAGTAATTTACTTGATCATATTAATCATCGAGATATTCTTTCAAGACAAATTTGTTGTCAAAGTAAAAAAAGATTGTCTAAAATATTGCCTGTAGAGAGTGTCGATAAGGAGGAGATATGATGTTTGAATACAGTCGAAAGATCTTCGGTTATGAATGTGATATTTATGGTCATTTGAACAATTCCGTTTATCAGAATATTTATGAGGAAGCTCGTGCTATGGCGCTAGATGAGATGCAATTACCTTTGAAAGATCTTAATGACTTAGGGATCCAGATATTCTTAAAGAGGATCGAGATCGATTTTATAAAAGGCATCCCTTTAGGGACAGAGATCATCATTAGATCACGTATAATTGAATTTAGTAGGGTGAAATCAATTTGGAAACAGGAGATTTATCACCAAAAAGGTACTTTGATGTCTAAAGCAATCGTTACAGGAGTTTTTATCAAAGAAGGAAAACCTTATCGTATCGATAAGGATCTGGAAGATAGATTTCTTATTTACATAACCATACAAGAAAATAGCGTTTAGTAGTGTAATCAGAGATAAATAAATCCTTCGTTATATTCTGCACTATAAGAATAACACTTGATTAATGTTGGGGGTTAACCATTGGGGTGCAGAAAACTCAGGATGACAATACTATGTAACATAACAAATCATGTGTCAAGCGTAGAAAAAAAATGAAAGTTTAATTAAGTATAAAAAAAAAGGCGGAAAGTAGCTCCGCCTTTTTTAATAAATAATCCGCATCTATACGTATAGCTTTAATAGCGGTTCTTTTCTTTAATTCTTCCTTTTTTTCCGGTAACTCTTCTCAGATAAAATAGCTTAGCTCGTCTTACATGACCAAACCGTACAACTTCCATCTTATCAATAAGAGGTGAATTCATCGGAAAAATTCTCTCTACTGCGATACTATTGCTAATCTTTCTTACCGTGAAAGATTTGGAAGCACCGGAACCCTTTTTCTGGATAACGATACCCTGAAAAACCTGAATTCTCTCTTTAGCTCCCTCTTTGATTTTATAATGAACCTTAACAGTATCACCGACCCTAAATTCCGGTAGATCGGTTCTCATTTGTGTTTTGTTAACTACTTGAACTAAATCCATCTTTTCCTCCTTTATTTTTCGGAAGCATTCGATCCAATATAATTGCGACAGCACTACGAACAGAAAGATGATTATA includes:
- the rplS gene encoding 50S ribosomal protein L19, with the protein product MDLVQVVNKTQMRTDLPEFRVGDTVKVHYKIKEGAKERIQVFQGIVIQKKGSGASKSFTVRKISNSIAVERIFPMNSPLIDKMEVVRFGHVRRAKLFYLRRVTGKKGRIKEKNRY
- a CDS encoding HDIG domain-containing protein, whose amino-acid sequence is MITRKEAEKLLFTHLKSENLRKHCLATAAVMEKLAEKFDYDQEVWFITGLLHDIDFEVIGNDFSQHGLMAMELLQNTDITSEMKNAIKSHTEQAPITTDLDKSLWIADPVNGLIVAAALMRPDKKISTIELKSLKKKYKNRAFAAGANREQIADCIKLGLELDEFLQLAVDAMTKYEKELGFE
- a CDS encoding RNA methyltransferase — translated: MKKIMQYSQDKFNSFTDEKKIRIITSFVNEIDKLWQDEEKRKNLLVELENCLEYVVDSSNRDLSNVLTRAKRLQSKTHLEFMTTFTSLLTKYSKEPRDHDLMEPRQNESKKHLTVPLYAILENLRSAFNVGSIIRTSECFGVRKVYMCGYTPTPDNIKVKKTSMATDEWILWERRKDILELIDQLKEQESIRLVALETSPDAQPIQLSSISQPAVIIVGNEAHGLSKEVLEKADQVLKIPLSGRKESFNVGVAYGIACYEILRKWDML
- a CDS encoding thioesterase family protein → MMFEYSRKIFGYECDIYGHLNNSVYQNIYEEARAMALDEMQLPLKDLNDLGIQIFLKRIEIDFIKGIPLGTEIIIRSRIIEFSRVKSIWKQEIYHQKGTLMSKAIVTGVFIKEGKPYRIDKDLEDRFLIYITIQENSV